In the genome of Aptenodytes patagonicus chromosome 18, bAptPat1.pri.cur, whole genome shotgun sequence, one region contains:
- the ANGPTL2 gene encoding angiopoietin-related protein 2: MMTTRFICLMLIAVVGATGSKTQEFEGNDEETEQEFIYMNRYKRSSDTQDKCTYTFIVPQQRVTGAICVNSKEPEVLLENRVNKQELQLLNNELLKQKRQIETLQQLVEVDGGIVNEVKLLRKESRNMNSRVTQLYMQLLHEIIRKRDNALELSQLENKILNQTADMLQLANKYKDLEHKYQHLMSIANNQSIIIAQLEEHCQRMPSIKPLPQTPQPPNKVYQPPTYNRIINQISTNEIQSDQNLKVLPPTLPTMPAVTSIPTSTDKPSGPWRDCLQALEDGHDTSSIYLVKPEHTNRLMQVWCDQRHDPGGWTVIQRRLDGSVNFFRNWETYKQGFGNIDGEYWLGLENIYWLTNQGNYKLLITMEDWSGRKVFAEYASFRLEPESEYYKLRLGRYNGNAGDSFTWHNGKQFTTLDRDHDVYTGNCAHYQKGGWWYNACAHSNLNGVWYRGGHYRSRYQDGVYWAEFRGGSYSLKKVVMMIRPNPNTFH, translated from the exons ATGATGACAACAAGATTCATCTGTTTAATGCTAATAGCTGTTGTGGGAGCTACTGGAAGCAAAACGCAGGAATTCGAAGGCAATGACGAGGAAACAGAACAAGAATTCATTTACATGAACAGATATAAGCGTTCCAGTGACACACAGGACAAATGCACTTACACCTTTATTGTACCTCAACAGAGAGTGACAGGTGCCATTTGTGTTAATTCTAAGGAGCCTGAAGTTCTACTCGAAAACAGGGTAAATAAACAAGAATTACAGTTACTTAACAATGAACTTCTTAAACAAAAGAGACAAATAGAAACTCTCCAGCAACTAGTAGAGGTGGATGGTGGGATTGTTAACGAGGTTAAACTCTTAAGAAAAGAGAGCAGAAATATGAATTCTCGTGTCACACAACTCTATATGCAGTTACTACATGAAATTATCCGAAAACGTGACAACGCCTTAGAACTTTCTCAACTTGAGAATAAGATTTTGAACCAAACTGCAGATATGTTGCAGCTTGCAAACAAATACAAAGACTTAGAGCACAAGTACCAACATTTGATGTCAATTGCCAATAATCAGTCAATAATAATTGCCCAACTGGAAGAACACTGTCAAAGAATGCCATCCATAAAGCCACTGCCACAAACTCCACAGCCACCAAATAAAGTGTACCAGCCTCCTACTTACAATCGCATTATTAACCAGATATCTACTAATGAGATTCAGAGTGATCAGAACTTAAAGGTTCTGCCACCTACCTTACCAACCATGCCTGCAGTTACTAGTATTCCGACTTCAACTGATAAACCATCTG GGCCCTGGAGAGACTGTCTACAAGCATTAGAAGATGGCCATGATACAAGCTCCATCTATCTTGTAAAACCAGAACACACAAACCGGCTTATGCAGGTCTGGTGTGATCAACGGCATGACCCTGGTGGCTGGACAGTCATTCAGAGACGGCTGGATGGGTCTGTCAACTTCTTCAGGAACTGGGAGACATACAAG CAAGGATTTGGTAATATAGATGGAGAATATTGGCTCggattagaaaatatttattggtTAACAAATCAAGGCAACTACAAACTGCTCATAACAATGGAAGACTGGTCAGGTCGAAAAGTATTTGCTGAGTACGCTAGCTTCAGACTGGAGCCAGAAAGCGAATATTACAAGTTGAGATTGGGACGCTACAATGGCAACGCAGGAGATTCTTTCACTTGGCATAATGGTAAACAGTTCACCACGCTGGACCGGGACCATGATGTATACACAG GTAATTGTGCTCATTACCAGAAGGGAGGATGGTGGTACAATGCATGTGCTCATTCAAATCTCAATGGAGTTTGGTATCGCGGAGGACACTACCGCAGTCGTTATCAGGATGGTGTTTACTGGGCTGAATTCCGGGGGGGATCATATTCACTAAAGAAAGTTGTTATGATGATAAGACCTAATCCCAACACATTCCACTGA